From a region of the Pseudomonas fulva 12-X genome:
- a CDS encoding response regulator transcription factor gives MNEAPRVLLIDDDKPARKQLRTSLANQSFTVLEAATGAKGLTLAASQSPHLIILDASLPDMDGSQVLRELRAWSTVPVLVLSARESEEERARLLDLGAAECLSKAAPIQALVERTQALLSDAALALVLQPAVRAGHLYVDLSRRLVTLRGAEVSLSRKEYGVLEILARNHGRIVAAEQLIRLVWGASHLGDSRSLRTVVGRLRHKFQNGAGSSRVIQTIVGVGYRLNAEEY, from the coding sequence ATGAATGAGGCGCCGCGCGTGCTGCTGATCGACGACGACAAGCCGGCGCGCAAACAGCTGCGCACCAGCCTGGCGAATCAGTCGTTCACCGTGCTGGAGGCCGCCACGGGCGCCAAGGGCCTGACCCTGGCGGCCAGCCAGTCGCCGCACCTGATCATTCTCGATGCCAGCCTGCCGGATATGGACGGCAGCCAGGTCCTGCGCGAGCTGCGTGCCTGGTCGACGGTGCCTGTGTTGGTTTTGTCGGCGCGCGAGAGTGAGGAGGAGAGGGCGCGGCTGCTGGACCTGGGCGCCGCCGAATGCCTCAGCAAGGCGGCCCCCATTCAGGCTTTGGTGGAGCGCACTCAGGCGCTGCTCAGCGACGCCGCCCTGGCGCTGGTGCTGCAGCCGGCCGTACGTGCGGGGCATCTGTACGTCGACCTGTCCCGGCGCCTCGTCACCCTGCGCGGCGCAGAGGTGAGCCTGAGCCGCAAGGAATACGGCGTGCTGGAAATCCTGGCCCGCAACCACGGGCGCATCGTCGCCGCCGAACAACTGATCCGCCTGGTGTGGGGCGCCAGCCATCTGGGCGACAGCCGCAGCCTGCGCACGGTCGTCGGCCGGCTGCGCCACAAGTTCCAGAACGGCGCGGGCAGCTCGCGGGTGATCCAGACCATCGTGGGCGTCGGCTATCGCCTCAACGCCGAGGAATACTGA
- a CDS encoding recombinase family protein, giving the protein MQRPATTGMTETAGRLIGYARASRDEPDAQAQVLALKAEGCAELYVEQGQNAWRNRPELARLLDAIQPGDTLVVTRLDRLARSTRDLLEIAEHIHATGARLASLAEPWVSGNAAVLAVFAGIVAFERSLIVERTSLGREAAMARGVQFGAKPCLADEQIRLANQMIEQGSSVSEAASKLGVHRSTLYRALGRMKQAARRA; this is encoded by the coding sequence GTGCAGCGCCCGGCAACCACCGGCATGACCGAGACAGCGGGGCGCCTGATCGGCTACGCCCGCGCCAGCCGCGACGAGCCGGATGCGCAGGCGCAGGTGCTCGCGCTCAAGGCCGAGGGCTGCGCTGAGCTTTACGTAGAGCAAGGCCAGAACGCCTGGCGCAACCGGCCCGAGCTGGCGCGCCTGCTGGATGCCATCCAGCCCGGCGACACGCTGGTGGTCACCCGGCTCGACCGCCTGGCGCGCAGCACGCGGGATCTGCTGGAGATCGCCGAACACATTCATGCCACCGGGGCACGGCTCGCCAGCCTCGCCGAGCCCTGGGTCAGCGGCAATGCCGCGGTACTGGCGGTGTTCGCCGGCATCGTCGCCTTCGAGCGTTCGCTGATCGTCGAGCGCACCAGCCTCGGCCGGGAGGCCGCCATGGCCCGCGGTGTGCAATTCGGCGCCAAACCCTGCCTGGCCGACGAGCAGATTCGCCTCGCCAACCAGATGATCGAGCAGGGCAGCTCGGTCAGCGAGGCCGCCAGTAAACTCGGCGTGCATCGCTCCACGCTTTACCGGGCGCTGGGACGGATGAAGCAGGCGGCGCGTCGAGCGTGA
- the ftrA gene encoding transcriptional regulator FtrA: protein MNRDPGLVAVLAYDGLCTFEFGIAVEIFGLPRPEFDFPWYRHRIVAVDSGPMRALGGIQVIADAGLEALSEARTIIVPGWRDRNERPPQPLIDALRTAHSRGARLLSICSGVFVLATTGLLDGQRATTHWRYTDELAARFPEIAVDPAVLYVDSGQLITSAGSAAGIDACLHLVERDFGAHIANSVARRLVMAPQRSGGQAQFIPAPVAQAPRDDLSALLEWARQHLSEPLTVSQLAVRALMSERTFLRRFSDATGMTPKRWLQHARMAQARSLLESTALNSEQIAERCGFASVESFRVAFRKVVGLAPSFYRERFGQR from the coding sequence ATGAACCGCGACCCGGGCCTGGTGGCCGTGCTGGCCTACGACGGCTTGTGCACCTTCGAATTCGGTATCGCCGTGGAGATCTTTGGCTTGCCGCGGCCGGAGTTCGATTTCCCCTGGTATCGGCACCGTATTGTTGCCGTGGACTCGGGGCCGATGCGTGCGCTGGGCGGTATTCAGGTCATCGCCGATGCCGGGCTCGAAGCCCTGAGCGAGGCGCGCACGATCATCGTGCCGGGTTGGCGGGACCGCAACGAACGGCCGCCGCAGCCGCTGATCGATGCTTTGCGCACCGCTCACAGCCGGGGCGCGCGGCTGCTGTCGATCTGCTCCGGCGTGTTCGTGCTGGCCACGACCGGGCTGCTCGATGGCCAGCGCGCCACCACGCACTGGCGCTATACCGATGAATTGGCAGCCCGCTTCCCCGAGATCGCGGTCGACCCGGCGGTGCTCTACGTCGACAGCGGCCAACTGATCACCTCGGCCGGTAGTGCAGCGGGCATCGATGCCTGCCTGCATCTGGTGGAGCGCGACTTCGGCGCGCATATCGCCAACAGCGTGGCGCGCCGCCTGGTAATGGCTCCGCAACGCTCCGGCGGGCAGGCCCAGTTCATCCCGGCGCCGGTCGCCCAGGCGCCCAGGGACGATTTATCCGCGCTGCTGGAATGGGCGCGTCAGCACCTGAGCGAACCCCTGACGGTGAGTCAACTGGCGGTCAGGGCCTTGATGAGCGAGCGCACCTTCCTGCGGCGTTTCAGCGACGCTACCGGCATGACGCCCAAGCGCTGGCTGCAGCACGCGCGCATGGCCCAGGCGCGCTCGCTGCTGGAAAGCACCGCTCTCAATAGCGAACAGATCGCCGAGCGCTGCGGCTTCGCCTCGGTGGAAAGCTTTCGCGTGGCTTTTCGCAAGGTGGTCGGCCTGGCGCCGTCGTTCTACCGCGAGCGCTTCGGGCAGCGCTAG
- a CDS encoding rhodanese-like domain-containing protein produces the protein MPSLISEIPAASCADAQAHFGNRLRFETDCSDVHRSQQSGDVDYVLVDVRGPEAYAAGHVPGAINIPTRTLTAERLAAFAPSTLFVVYCAGPHCNGVHRAGLRLASLGYAVKEMLGGVTGWLDEGLALVGENAEQPAPASAISCAC, from the coding sequence ATGCCAAGCCTGATCAGCGAAATCCCCGCCGCCTCCTGTGCCGACGCGCAGGCGCACTTCGGCAACCGGTTGCGTTTCGAAACCGACTGCTCGGATGTCCACCGCAGCCAGCAAAGCGGTGATGTCGACTATGTGCTGGTGGATGTGCGCGGCCCCGAGGCCTACGCCGCCGGCCATGTTCCGGGCGCCATCAACATCCCCACGCGCACCCTAACGGCCGAGCGCCTGGCAGCGTTCGCCCCTTCGACGCTGTTCGTCGTCTACTGCGCCGGCCCGCACTGCAACGGCGTGCACCGTGCTGGCCTGCGCCTGGCAAGCCTTGGCTACGCGGTAAAGGAAATGCTCGGCGGGGTGACCGGCTGGCTCGACGAGGGGCTGGCGCTGGTTGGCGAGAACGCCGAGCAGCCAGCGCCCGCCTCCGCCATCTCCTGCGCGTGCTGA
- a CDS encoding GNAT family N-acetyltransferase — protein sequence MFNIRTMTPDDYDAVITLMRATPGISLRDADSREATARYLQRNPGMSFVAEVEGVLCGCVMCGHDGRRGYLQHLLVLPDYRRQGIANALVECCLASLEAVGIYKCHLDVLTTNQAAADYWQSQGWQLRTDIDRYSFIRSGNENA from the coding sequence ATGTTCAATATCCGCACAATGACCCCAGACGATTACGACGCCGTCATCACCCTGATGCGCGCGACGCCTGGGATCTCGCTGCGCGATGCGGATTCACGGGAAGCAACGGCGCGCTACCTGCAGCGCAACCCCGGCATGAGCTTCGTTGCCGAGGTCGAGGGCGTGCTGTGTGGTTGTGTGATGTGCGGGCATGACGGGCGGCGTGGGTATCTGCAGCATCTGCTGGTGCTACCGGACTATCGGCGCCAGGGCATCGCCAATGCGCTGGTGGAGTGTTGCCTGGCGAGCCTGGAGGCGGTCGGCATTTACAAGTGCCATCTGGACGTTCTCACGACCAATCAGGCGGCGGCCGATTACTGGCAAAGCCAGGGCTGGCAGCTGCGGACCGATATCGACCGCTATTCGTTTATTCGCTCGGGTAACGAGAACGCCTGA
- a CDS encoding UvrD-helicase domain-containing protein, translating into MSEAAVADADTLMQACLNLANPKSFFLYAGAGSGKTHLLVEAIRELKSRERERLTFEGRRIAVITYTNAACDEVLRRLEFDPLVEVSTIHAFAWRLIQGFDNEIREWLRIKLAQDIEKIEGELARSRGDNKTSRANRRKLQSKIRRLETLDEITKFIYSPTVDNRERQALNHDEVIKLTAAFAPERPLLDVLVDRYPVVLIDESQDTHAPVMEAFLKVQQLAQARFCLGLLGDTMQQIYGHGVTRLDKAIPDDWLKPEKVVNRRCPRRVIDLINVIRSAADTHQQTPKPDAIEGVVRMYCISQSQEQAQNLEEGIAQSMAAITEDGEWATGPEGRKTLILEHKMAGRRMGFEKLFTPLYAIEHLQTGLLDGTLPALRVFSEGVLPILTAKDDHFLLLEAVRSRSPLLSKDAMQSTGDQSAHMQRVEEATHALLSLFEKNDPTLSEVATLLLQTQLLDVPDNLVGAMVLGAPSEAPDPEDTNAMTNYAYQLFLERPFSELAAFASYADGLSPYGTHQGVKGLEFPRVMVVINDEEAGGFLFSYDKLLGVKEPTKTDRDNERDGKDNALARTRRLLYVTCSRAEKSLAIVVYTPQPILAKRNVVAAGWLQESEVEIL; encoded by the coding sequence ATGAGCGAGGCAGCTGTCGCAGATGCCGACACCCTTATGCAGGCTTGCCTGAATCTGGCAAACCCGAAAAGTTTTTTTCTTTACGCAGGTGCTGGCTCAGGAAAAACCCACTTACTCGTCGAGGCTATCCGCGAACTCAAAAGTCGCGAGCGAGAACGCCTGACGTTCGAGGGCCGGCGCATTGCGGTGATAACCTATACAAACGCAGCCTGCGATGAAGTGCTTCGGAGGCTAGAGTTTGATCCACTCGTGGAAGTCTCGACCATTCACGCGTTCGCCTGGCGCCTAATTCAAGGATTCGACAACGAGATCAGAGAGTGGCTAAGGATCAAACTTGCCCAAGACATTGAAAAGATCGAGGGCGAGCTAGCACGTTCGAGAGGCGACAATAAAACATCTCGAGCAAACCGACGGAAGCTACAAAGCAAAATACGCAGACTTGAGACTCTAGACGAGATTACCAAGTTCATTTACAGCCCCACAGTTGACAACAGAGAGCGACAGGCTCTCAATCATGATGAGGTCATCAAGTTAACTGCAGCATTTGCTCCTGAACGCCCTTTGTTGGATGTTCTCGTGGACCGCTACCCAGTTGTATTGATCGACGAAAGCCAGGACACCCACGCTCCAGTAATGGAGGCTTTTCTGAAAGTCCAGCAATTAGCGCAGGCACGCTTCTGCCTGGGGCTACTGGGCGACACCATGCAACAGATTTACGGCCATGGAGTAACGCGCCTTGATAAAGCGATACCGGATGACTGGCTGAAACCTGAAAAGGTCGTTAATCGCCGCTGCCCTCGTAGGGTAATAGATCTTATCAACGTAATTCGAAGCGCTGCAGACACACATCAGCAGACCCCGAAGCCAGATGCCATTGAAGGTGTAGTGCGCATGTACTGCATTAGTCAAAGCCAAGAACAGGCACAAAATCTTGAGGAAGGTATCGCTCAGTCGATGGCTGCAATCACCGAGGACGGCGAATGGGCTACCGGTCCTGAAGGCCGAAAAACCTTGATCCTCGAACATAAGATGGCTGGACGGCGGATGGGGTTCGAAAAGCTGTTCACGCCCTTATACGCGATTGAGCACCTTCAAACAGGCTTGCTGGATGGGACCTTGCCCGCACTTCGCGTTTTCAGCGAAGGCGTTCTTCCCATTCTTACCGCAAAGGACGATCACTTCCTTCTGCTTGAAGCCGTACGCTCTCGCTCTCCCTTACTCAGCAAGGATGCAATGCAATCAACAGGGGATCAATCGGCCCACATGCAGCGTGTAGAGGAAGCGACGCATGCCCTGCTCTCTCTTTTCGAAAAAAACGATCCAACATTGAGCGAGGTCGCAACGCTTCTGTTGCAAACCCAGCTGCTTGATGTTCCTGACAATCTGGTTGGGGCTATGGTGTTGGGTGCCCCTAGTGAGGCTCCAGATCCTGAAGATACGAACGCGATGACCAACTACGCCTACCAGCTATTCCTTGAGCGTCCATTTTCGGAGTTGGCAGCCTTTGCGAGTTATGCGGATGGCCTTTCACCCTACGGTACACATCAAGGGGTAAAGGGGCTGGAGTTTCCACGAGTCATGGTCGTCATCAACGATGAGGAGGCAGGCGGCTTCTTATTCAGCTACGACAAATTGCTGGGTGTAAAAGAACCAACAAAGACTGACCGGGACAACGAGCGTGACGGCAAGGACAACGCACTAGCACGTACTCGTAGGCTGCTTTACGTGACTTGTAGTCGGGCTGAGAAGAGCCTGGCGATTGTTGTATACACACCCCAGCCTATACTCGCCAAGCGAAACGTTGTTGCTGCCGGCTGGCTTCAGGAGAGCGAGGTCGAAATTCTGTGA